CGAGTAGACGATCGGCTCGGGCCCCGCCGCGCGGGCGGTGAGAAGACGAGCGAAATGATCCGGGGCGAGAACGTCGTCGTCGTCGAGGAACCCGAGCGCTTCTTCCCCGATCCGCTCGAGTCCGGCGTTGGCCGCGTTGGAGCGGCCCGCGGCCTGCGGATGATCGACGCGGACGAGATCGAAATCCGACGCGAACGGCGAAACCACCGCGTCGATCGGCCCTCCCCCGTCGTTGACCACGACGACCGCCCGGGGACGCGCGGTCTGCGCCGAGAGGCTCTGGAGCGCTTCCCGCAGGAGCGCCGGACGGTTGCGGGTTCGGATGACGACGGCCGCCGGGGCGACGCTCCTGTCGCCGGCCGCGATCGCGCCGGGTCCGATTTCCCGTCGGAGCTCCGACAGGGGAAGGACCGCCGCTTCGGGCGCCGACACGACCCGGAACGATTCGGCCGGCCCGCTCCCTTCGAGCGTGAGCGACCGGAAGGCGTTCAGGCCCTCGACCGCGCCGGCGTAGTCCCGGATCGACGCCTGGGAGACGAACCGCGAGACGGCGCGCCGCTTGGCCTCGGCGTGTTCGCCGAGAGGAACGAGGGCATTCGGGAGGATCGGCTGGGTGATCTCGTAGAACGCGATCCGGGTCCACCGCAGCACTCCGTGATCCGCGTCGCCCGGACGCGACGTCGCGACCGCCTCGTACGCCGCTTCCGCGACCGCCCGGTGATCGGGATGGATCTCGCACGGCGACGGGGCGAGGACGAGATCCGGGCGGAAATCGACGATCGCGCTGCGCAGACGGGCCGCGACTTCCTTCCGGCGCGCCGCGAGGGCGCGGTCCGGCAGGTCCCAAAAGACGACGTCGCGGATTCCGAGCTCCCCTGCCGCCTCCCGCGCCTCGCGCCGGCGGGTGTCCGGATCCGCGGACCCGGCGGGCCCCGCCTCCTGGGCCTCCCCGGACGTCAGGACGACCGCGCGGACGGCCTCCGCGGTCCGGGCGAGCCGTGCGAGGAGACCTCCCGCGCCGAAGACGTCGTCGTCGGGATGGGCGGAAAGGGTGAGCACGCGTTCCGCCGCGATCTCCGACGCGGAGTACGGGATCAGCTCGTTTTCCTCCATTCGTCCGCGGGCATTATCCCACGCTGCCGCGGATCCTCGCGGGCGCCGCTCACCGGTCGTCGTAGATCCCGGCAGCGATCTGCGCGCACCGCACGAACTCGGCGGTGACCGCCTCGTCGAAGGGGACCGTCGCGAACGAGAAGCCCGTCTCGGCGGCCCGCGCGCCGCGGCGGCGAGCCGCGTCGCGCCCCGCGATCGCGGAAAGGGGACCGTCCGGAGTTTCCCAGAAGACGAGGCGGCGCGCGCCCAGGGCGGCGGCCTCCGCCGAGAGGGCCTCGAAGAGCCGAAGCGCGCCCGAGGCGTCCGCGACGGCCGCCTCCACGACGAGCGCCTCCTCGGCGAGCACGGAGAGGACGCCGCAGGCGGCGTCGCCGCCGGTCCCCTCGACGGTCACGAACCGGTACCAGCGGTCGGGACGCGCGTGATAACGCCAGTTGATGCGCCGCCGGTCCCGGAGGAGCCCGGCCGGGAGCGCCGCGCGGCATCGGTCCCACAGCGCATCGTACGAAGCCTCGACCCATTCCGACCCGATTCCGGAACCGGTGAGACCGCCCTCGAGTTCGTATTCGATCGTCCGCACGGGGAACTCCGCCCGGTATCCGAGCAGCCGGGCTCCGGCGGCGAGCGCCCGCGCATTGGGAAAACCGAAGACGAAGGGCACGCCGCGAGACTTCAGGACGTCGAAGAGCGCGTCCGCCATCGAGCGAAAGGCGTTCCGGCGGCCTCCGAGATGCCGGATCGAAGGCTCCGTCGCCACGTCTCCGACCGAGACGATCGTCGACTCCCGCCCTCCGATCACGGCGCGAAGCGGCCACCCTCCGTAGTGCCCGACGATCCG
This portion of the Thermoanaerobaculia bacterium genome encodes:
- a CDS encoding PIG-L family deacetylase, which translates into the protein MEENELIPYSASEIAAERVLTLSAHPDDDVFGAGGLLARLARTAEAVRAVVLTSGEAQEAGPAGSADPDTRRREAREAAGELGIRDVVFWDLPDRALAARRKEVAARLRSAIVDFRPDLVLAPSPCEIHPDHRAVAEAAYEAVATSRPGDADHGVLRWTRIAFYEITQPILPNALVPLGEHAEAKRRAVSRFVSQASIRDYAGAVEGLNAFRSLTLEGSGPAESFRVVSAPEAAVLPLSELRREIGPGAIAAGDRSVAPAAVVIRTRNRPALLREALQSLSAQTARPRAVVVVNDGGGPIDAVVSPFASDFDLVRVDHPQAAGRSNAANAGLERIGEEALGFLDDDDVLAPDHFARLLTARAAGPEPIVYS
- a CDS encoding GNAT family N-acetyltransferase; the encoded protein is MSFTVRVATEEDSPGIRELFGRTFGRAMTAEEWRWKYPENPDGWIATVAELDGRIVGHYGGWPLRAVIGGRESTIVSVGDVATEPSIRHLGGRRNAFRSMADALFDVLKSRGVPFVFGFPNARALAAGARLLGYRAEFPVRTIEYELEGGLTGSGIGSEWVEASYDALWDRCRAALPAGLLRDRRRINWRYHARPDRWYRFVTVEGTGGDAACGVLSVLAEEALVVEAAVADASGALRLFEALSAEAAALGARRLVFWETPDGPLSAIAGRDAARRRGARAAETGFSFATVPFDEAVTAEFVRCAQIAAGIYDDR